A genome region from Paludibacterium sp. B53371 includes the following:
- a CDS encoding flagellar assembly protein T N-terminal domain-containing protein, whose product MRLRQSVHAALVAALFLSAAVADPIIANGSAPMDAGLTAAREMAIQDALHQAALSQGAQVNSAQYMNSGVVSESSSLSAAPISGKVTVLQEHQADGLYQVQVQVEPDQPAARGRATGCSAPDSRALRRRVVAAYFYLDHPADASDLDALGVRLPHDLARRLGQLERQFAVRDAGNIGLLPNRYLMDPALAASAVRRLADSENAQFVVAGRVLSTAVTKRSPRLSLYGSTNSSQQGMYYNGPGSALFGPGVVYRSVAREFKLELWVYDGLTGSLLRTQQFATTASGYVEPRNMPVFGSDAFWETDYGGEVNDLMDAVTRDVAATLSCLPFTARVLRVDKGQIYVDAGGLSGLQVGDRMLVYRQRLANAVIDPASGQELGIPESLLGDVSLIQVQPNLSVAVAHGGKAPVQAGDLLRFIPKR is encoded by the coding sequence ATGCGCCTGCGTCAATCCGTTCATGCCGCCCTCGTGGCGGCTTTGTTTTTGTCCGCTGCCGTGGCCGATCCGATCATTGCCAACGGCAGTGCCCCGATGGATGCCGGCCTGACGGCGGCGCGGGAAATGGCTATTCAGGATGCCTTGCATCAGGCGGCCCTGTCTCAGGGGGCGCAGGTGAATTCGGCGCAGTATATGAATTCCGGCGTCGTGAGCGAGTCGTCGAGTCTGTCGGCGGCGCCGATTTCCGGCAAGGTGACGGTATTGCAGGAGCATCAGGCCGATGGCCTCTATCAGGTGCAGGTGCAGGTTGAGCCGGATCAGCCCGCCGCACGCGGCCGTGCCACAGGGTGTAGCGCACCGGATAGCCGTGCGCTGCGGCGCAGAGTGGTTGCGGCCTATTTTTATCTTGATCATCCGGCAGATGCCAGTGATCTGGATGCGCTCGGCGTGCGTCTGCCTCATGACCTGGCGCGCCGTCTTGGCCAGCTGGAGCGGCAGTTTGCCGTGCGCGATGCCGGCAATATCGGGCTGCTGCCCAATCGTTATCTGATGGATCCCGCGCTGGCCGCTTCTGCCGTCCGACGTCTGGCTGACAGCGAGAATGCCCAGTTTGTGGTGGCCGGCAGAGTGCTCTCTACGGCGGTCACCAAGCGCAGCCCGCGTCTATCCCTGTATGGCTCGACCAATAGCAGCCAACAGGGGATGTACTACAACGGCCCCGGGTCGGCGTTGTTCGGTCCCGGGGTGGTTTATCGTTCAGTCGCCCGTGAATTCAAGCTGGAGTTATGGGTTTATGACGGACTCACCGGCAGTCTGCTGCGGACGCAGCAGTTTGCGACGACGGCCAGTGGTTATGTCGAACCCAGGAACATGCCGGTATTCGGCTCGGATGCCTTCTGGGAGACCGACTACGGTGGCGAGGTCAATGACCTGATGGATGCCGTGACGAGGGATGTGGCCGCAACGCTGAGCTGTTTGCCTTTCACGGCCCGGGTGTTGCGGGTGGACAAGGGGCAGATCTATGTGGACGCCGGCGGTTTGTCGGGTTTGCAGGTCGGCGATCGTATGCTGGTGTATCGCCAGCGGCTGGCCAATGCCGTGATTGACCCTGCCAGCGGACAGGAGCTGGGTATTCCGGAGTCGTTGCTGGGCGATGTGTCGCTGATCCAGGTTCAACCCAATCTCTCGGTCGCCGTGGCGCATGGCGGCAAGGCGCCGGTACAGGCGGGGGATCTGCTGCGCTTTATTCCCAAGCGTTAG
- a CDS encoding serine hydrolase, producing MLKNVAGWLAMALAAAVVPAGVNAQSLNQGGTVRVAEQMAYYSAPRLSAQSVLVLNGNSGEPLYEKRVDQRQPIASISKLMTAMVLLDSGVSLDERISVSDAEIDRVKHTRSRLAVGTTLPRKEMLLLALMSSENRAAAALARTALPGGTRAFVARMNEKARQLGMSDTVFYDPTGLDMRNTSTARDLARMVKAAQNYPLIREFTTTPEHEIYSVSNRLLQYRNSNALVREGNWDIALQKTGYINEAGHCMVMEATVGSQPLIIVILSAGGGQSRVNDARAIKNWLESHPQSWLAAG from the coding sequence ATGTTGAAGAATGTCGCTGGCTGGCTGGCAATGGCCCTGGCCGCTGCCGTCGTGCCCGCGGGCGTGAACGCCCAGTCTCTGAATCAAGGTGGCACGGTCCGTGTTGCCGAACAAATGGCTTATTACAGCGCTCCACGCCTGTCGGCGCAGTCGGTGCTGGTTCTCAATGGCAATAGTGGCGAGCCGCTGTACGAAAAGCGTGTGGATCAGCGCCAGCCCATTGCCTCGATCAGCAAGCTGATGACCGCCATGGTCTTGCTGGATTCCGGCGTCTCGCTCGACGAGCGCATCTCGGTCAGTGATGCCGAAATCGACCGCGTCAAGCACACCCGCTCCCGCCTGGCGGTGGGGACCACCCTGCCGCGCAAGGAAATGCTGCTGCTGGCCCTGATGTCGTCGGAAAATCGTGCCGCCGCCGCGCTGGCCCGCACCGCCCTGCCCGGCGGGACTCGCGCCTTCGTGGCCCGCATGAACGAAAAAGCCCGCCAGCTGGGTATGAGCGACACGGTGTTCTATGATCCGACCGGGCTGGACATGCGCAATACCTCCACCGCACGTGACCTGGCCCGCATGGTCAAGGCGGCACAGAACTACCCGCTGATTCGTGAATTCACCACCACCCCGGAACACGAAATCTATTCGGTTTCCAACCGATTGCTGCAATACAGAAACAGCAACGCCCTGGTACGCGAAGGCAACTGGGACATCGCCCTGCAAAAAACCGGCTACATCAACGAAGCCGGCCATTGCATGGTGATGGAAGCGACGGTCGGCTCACAGCCGCTGATCATTGTCATCCTGTCTGCCGGTGGCGGACAGTCACGGGTCAACGACGCCCGCGCCATCAAAAACTGGCTGGAAAGCCACCCGCAAAGCTGGCTGGCTGCCGGCTAA
- the uvrB gene encoding excinuclease ABC subunit UvrB — protein MQVSFPGSPFLLNQPFPPAGDQPVAIEQLVEGLSDGLAYQTLLGVTGSGKTFTMANVIARTGRPAIIMAHNKTLAAQLYAEMREFFPNNAVEYFVSYYDYYQPEAYVPSRDLFIEKDSSINEHIEQMRLSATKSILERQDCVIVATVSAIYGIGDPSDYHQMILHLKEGEQLEQRAMIARLVGMQYERAEVDFRRGTFRVRGDVIDIFPAESAELALRVTMFDDEIETLTLFDPLTGVTRQRLGRFTVFPGSHYVTPRDTVLKACEKIKLELNQRVQFYQKEGKLVEAQRIEQRTRFDLEMLYEMGFCKGIENYSRHFSGRNAGDPPPTLIDYLPKNALMFIDESHVTIPQIGGMYRGDRARKVNLVDYGFRLPSAVDNRPLTFEEFERMMPQTVFVSATPSSYEAEHAGQVVEQVVRPTGLIDPEVIVRPVATQVDDLLSEIRARIEVNQRVLVTTLTKRMAEQLADYYTEHGIKVRYLHSDIDTVERVEIIRDLRLGMFDVLIGINLLREGLDIPEVSLVAILDADKEGFLRSERSLIQTIGRAARHLNGQAILYADRITDSMKRAMDETARRRQKQLDFNQQHGIVPAGVKKEIKDLIDGVYHPASEAENRKRALERRVGHMDEKALAREIKQLEKDMMAAARDLDFERAAQLRDALKALKEAAFLNGD, from the coding sequence ATGCAAGTCAGTTTCCCGGGTAGTCCGTTCCTGTTGAATCAGCCGTTTCCGCCCGCCGGAGACCAGCCGGTGGCCATCGAGCAATTGGTAGAAGGTCTCTCTGACGGCCTGGCCTATCAGACTTTGCTCGGGGTGACCGGCTCGGGTAAAACCTTCACCATGGCCAATGTTATTGCGCGAACCGGGCGGCCGGCGATCATCATGGCGCACAACAAGACGCTCGCCGCGCAACTTTATGCCGAGATGCGCGAGTTCTTTCCGAATAATGCGGTGGAGTATTTCGTCTCCTACTACGACTACTACCAGCCGGAAGCCTATGTGCCGAGTCGTGATCTCTTCATTGAAAAAGACTCGAGCATCAACGAACACATCGAGCAGATGCGCCTTTCGGCGACCAAGTCGATTCTGGAGCGGCAGGACTGCGTCATTGTTGCAACAGTTTCCGCAATATATGGTATCGGCGATCCCTCCGACTACCATCAGATGATTTTGCATCTCAAGGAAGGCGAGCAACTTGAGCAGCGCGCCATGATTGCCCGGCTGGTTGGCATGCAGTACGAGCGTGCCGAGGTGGATTTCCGGCGCGGCACCTTCCGGGTGCGCGGTGATGTGATCGATATCTTTCCGGCGGAAAGTGCGGAACTGGCGCTGCGCGTGACCATGTTTGATGACGAGATCGAGACGCTGACGCTGTTTGACCCGCTGACCGGGGTGACACGTCAGCGGCTGGGGCGCTTTACCGTGTTCCCGGGCAGTCATTATGTGACGCCGCGCGACACCGTGCTCAAGGCTTGCGAGAAGATCAAGCTGGAGTTGAATCAGCGGGTCCAGTTTTATCAGAAAGAGGGCAAGCTGGTGGAGGCGCAGCGCATCGAGCAGCGCACGCGTTTCGATCTGGAAATGCTGTATGAGATGGGTTTCTGCAAGGGCATCGAAAACTACTCGCGCCATTTCTCCGGTCGCAATGCCGGGGACCCGCCGCCGACGCTGATCGACTATCTGCCGAAGAATGCGCTGATGTTCATCGACGAGTCGCATGTGACCATTCCGCAGATTGGCGGGATGTATCGTGGAGACCGGGCACGCAAGGTCAATCTGGTGGATTACGGTTTCCGTCTGCCTTCCGCGGTGGATAACCGCCCGCTGACCTTTGAAGAGTTCGAGCGCATGATGCCGCAGACGGTGTTTGTTTCCGCCACGCCGTCCAGTTATGAGGCCGAGCATGCCGGCCAGGTGGTGGAGCAGGTGGTGCGGCCGACCGGCCTGATTGATCCGGAGGTCATTGTGCGTCCGGTCGCCACCCAGGTAGACGATCTGCTGTCGGAGATCCGTGCGCGCATCGAGGTCAACCAGCGCGTGCTGGTCACCACGCTGACCAAGCGCATGGCAGAGCAGCTGGCCGACTATTACACCGAGCATGGCATCAAGGTGCGCTATCTTCATTCGGATATCGATACGGTCGAGCGGGTCGAGATTATCCGCGATTTGCGGCTGGGCATGTTCGATGTGCTGATCGGCATCAATCTGCTGCGCGAGGGGCTGGATATCCCCGAGGTGTCGCTGGTGGCGATTCTGGATGCCGACAAGGAGGGCTTCCTGCGTTCCGAGCGCTCGCTGATTCAGACGATCGGCCGGGCGGCGCGCCATCTGAACGGTCAGGCGATCCTGTACGCGGATCGCATTACCGATTCCATGAAGCGGGCGATGGACGAAACGGCACGCCGGCGCCAGAAGCAGCTGGACTTCAATCAGCAGCACGGCATCGTGCCTGCCGGGGTGAAGAAGGAAATCAAGGACCTGATCGACGGGGTTTACCACCCTGCCAGCGAGGCCGAGAACCGCAAGCGTGCCCTGGAGCGGCGCGTCGGCCATATGGACGAGAAGGCGCTGGCACGCGAGATCAAGCAGTTGGAAAAGGACATGATGGCGGCGGCACGCGATCTGGATTTCGAACGTGCCGCACAGCTGCGTGATGCGTTGAAGGCGCTCAAGGAAGCGGCCTTCCTGAATGGTGATTAA
- a CDS encoding low molecular weight protein-tyrosine-phosphatase, which produces MIDISRGYSVLFVCHGNICRSPTAEAVMRQRAVRAGLGSVLQVDSAGTSAYHVGEAPDRRSQRVAGQRGYDMSALRARQVTDEDFERFDLILAADRHNLADLRARCPAALQHKLALMLSVLPQGSEQEVPDPYYGGPSGFDHVLDLLEAACDGWLEKIRNM; this is translated from the coding sequence ATGATCGACATCAGTCGGGGTTATTCGGTGCTGTTTGTTTGTCACGGCAATATCTGTCGTTCGCCGACCGCCGAGGCGGTGATGCGCCAGCGCGCGGTGCGTGCCGGTCTGGGGTCGGTTTTGCAGGTCGATTCGGCCGGTACCAGTGCCTATCATGTCGGCGAGGCGCCAGACCGTCGCTCGCAGCGTGTGGCGGGGCAGCGCGGCTATGACATGTCGGCGCTGCGGGCTCGCCAGGTGACGGATGAGGACTTTGAGCGATTTGACCTGATTCTTGCCGCGGACCGGCACAATCTGGCCGATCTGCGCGCCCGCTGTCCGGCGGCCTTGCAACACAAGCTGGCACTGATGTTGTCGGTGCTGCCGCAGGGGAGTGAGCAGGAAGTGCCGGATCCTTACTATGGCGGGCCCTCAGGGTTTGATCATGTGCTGGATCTGCTCGAGGCAGCCTGTGATGGCTGGCTGGAAAAAATACGTAATATGTAA
- a CDS encoding chemotaxis protein CheB, translated as MERARSDQPLQVVPSLSADVILPLTPGRMPLARQTVIVIGSSTGGTEALRVLLTALPKEMPPILITQHMPEMFTHSFAERLNSLCKLEVKEARDAERLQEGTVYIAPGHSHLMVKAAPTIGYATSLSKGDPVNRHRPSVDVLFRSAANVVGKNCIAVILTGMGRDGANGMLELRLSGSYNIAQDEASCVVFGMPKEAIANGSTHEVLPLNAIANRLVVLAKQRQPTT; from the coding sequence ATGGAGCGCGCACGTTCAGATCAGCCGCTGCAAGTTGTGCCCAGCCTCAGCGCAGACGTTATTCTGCCGCTCACTCCGGGACGCATGCCGCTGGCCCGGCAGACGGTCATCGTCATCGGCTCGTCGACCGGGGGGACCGAGGCCCTGCGCGTGCTGCTGACGGCGCTGCCCAAGGAAATGCCGCCCATTCTGATCACGCAGCACATGCCGGAAATGTTTACCCATTCGTTCGCCGAAAGGCTCAACAGCCTGTGCAAGCTGGAAGTCAAGGAGGCGCGCGATGCCGAACGCCTGCAGGAAGGGACAGTGTATATCGCGCCCGGGCATTCGCATCTGATGGTCAAGGCGGCGCCGACCATCGGTTACGCCACGTCGCTGTCGAAGGGGGATCCGGTCAACCGTCATCGTCCTTCGGTGGATGTGCTGTTCCGCTCCGCCGCCAATGTGGTCGGCAAGAACTGTATTGCGGTGATCCTGACCGGGATGGGGCGTGATGGCGCCAATGGCATGCTGGAGCTGCGTCTGTCCGGCTCATACAATATCGCCCAGGATGAGGCCAGCTGTGTGGTGTTCGGCATGCCCAAAGAGGCCATTGCCAACGGTTCGACGCATGAAGTCCTGCCGCTCAACGCCATTGCCAACCGGCTGGTGGTGCTCGCCAAACAAAGACAACCGACTACTTAA
- a CDS encoding sigma-54 dependent transcriptional regulator, which yields MNFLPVLVVEDDADLREAIVDTLTLAGYQTLEAQDGSSALARLQQAPVGLVISDAQMAPMDGYALFEEVKRLYPGLPFILMTAYGVIERAIDLLRAGATHYLLKPFEPQDLIAEVEKHLLRMPEEGRSDVVAESAVMRQLFSLASRVAQSDATVLLSGPSGSGKEVLARYIHQHSRRHDGPFVAVNCAAIPDTLLESTLFGHEKGAFTGASHAMPGKFEQAQGGTLLLDEVTEMPLALQAKLLRVLQERELERVGGSKTIRLDIRVVATTNRDIQAFVEDGRFREDLYFRLNVFPLKIPALADRREDILPLARRMLNKYAQSAGRATLTLSAEAERHLTTYSWEGNIRELENVMQRAVILAAGPAIIAADLMLDPQTGLAEQVAPDALQAGDEADADMRSLEKRHILETLTAVGGVKKLAAEKLGISERTLRYKLQRYREEDGDTTAPSP from the coding sequence ATGAATTTTCTCCCTGTTCTGGTCGTTGAGGATGATGCCGACCTGCGCGAAGCCATTGTCGATACGCTGACCCTGGCCGGGTATCAGACGCTGGAAGCTCAAGATGGCAGTAGTGCGCTCGCCAGGCTGCAGCAGGCCCCGGTCGGTCTGGTGATTTCCGATGCCCAGATGGCGCCGATGGATGGCTATGCCCTGTTTGAAGAGGTCAAGCGCCTGTATCCCGGACTGCCTTTCATTCTGATGACGGCCTATGGCGTCATCGAGCGTGCCATCGACCTGTTGCGGGCGGGGGCGACGCACTATCTGCTGAAGCCCTTCGAGCCGCAGGATCTGATTGCCGAGGTCGAGAAACATCTGCTGAGGATGCCGGAAGAGGGGCGCAGTGACGTGGTGGCCGAGTCGGCGGTCATGCGTCAGTTGTTCTCGCTGGCCAGCCGGGTGGCGCAGAGCGATGCCACCGTCTTGCTGTCAGGTCCGAGCGGCAGTGGCAAGGAAGTGCTGGCGCGTTATATCCATCAGCATTCCAGACGTCATGACGGACCGTTTGTCGCCGTCAATTGTGCGGCGATCCCCGACACCCTGCTGGAATCGACCCTGTTCGGTCACGAGAAGGGCGCCTTTACCGGCGCCAGTCATGCCATGCCCGGCAAGTTCGAGCAGGCGCAGGGCGGCACCCTGCTGCTGGATGAAGTGACCGAGATGCCGCTGGCGCTGCAGGCCAAGCTGTTGCGGGTGTTGCAGGAGCGTGAGCTGGAACGGGTTGGCGGCAGCAAGACCATCCGGCTGGACATCCGTGTGGTGGCGACGACCAACCGTGATATCCAGGCCTTTGTCGAGGATGGCCGCTTCCGCGAAGACTTGTATTTCCGTCTGAATGTCTTCCCGCTGAAAATCCCCGCGCTGGCGGATCGGCGCGAAGATATTCTGCCCCTGGCACGCCGTATGCTTAACAAGTATGCGCAGTCAGCCGGAAGAGCCACTCTGACGCTGTCTGCCGAGGCGGAACGTCATTTGACGACCTATAGTTGGGAGGGTAACATCCGCGAACTGGAAAACGTGATGCAGCGAGCGGTGATTCTTGCCGCCGGACCGGCAATTATTGCCGCCGATCTGATGCTGGATCCGCAGACCGGTCTTGCGGAACAGGTTGCCCCGGACGCATTGCAGGCGGGTGATGAGGCGGATGCCGACATGCGCTCGCTGGAAAAGCGACATATCCTGGAAACCCTGACGGCCGTGGGTGGGGTGAAGAAGCTGGCCGCCGAGAAGCTCGGCATCAGCGAACGAACCCTGCGCTACAAGCTGCAGCGCTATCGAGAAGAAGATGGCGATACGACGGCACCGTCACCGTAA
- the fliE gene encoding flagellar hook-basal body complex protein FliE, giving the protein MSTQGIDQLLGELRAASALAAGKPASSTQQQTPQVDFADVLKSTIDQVNSAQQTSQEMQKQFELGDEGVNLQDVMVSLQKASLSFQTMVQARNKLVTAYQDIMNTQV; this is encoded by the coding sequence ATGTCAACGCAAGGAATCGATCAACTGCTTGGCGAGCTCAGGGCGGCCTCTGCGCTTGCGGCCGGCAAGCCGGCCAGCAGTACGCAGCAACAGACGCCGCAGGTGGATTTTGCCGATGTGCTGAAATCCACGATCGATCAGGTGAATTCTGCACAACAGACTTCACAGGAAATGCAAAAGCAGTTCGAGTTGGGGGATGAGGGCGTCAATCTGCAGGATGTTATGGTATCTTTGCAGAAAGCCAGCCTGTCGTTCCAGACCATGGTCCAGGCGCGCAACAAGCTGGTGACCGCCTATCAGGATATTATGAATACCCAGGTCTAG
- the fliF gene encoding flagellar basal-body MS-ring/collar protein FliF — MADLAENENIPAWRVRLNEVLERFKALPPNKKFIFYGAIAALFAVVVGVALLNREPSYKILFANLADRDGGQVTASLQQMNVPYQLGAGGVISVPAEQVYDIRLKLAAQGLPKASGVGFELMDNQKFGISQFAEQVNYQRSIEGELARTIESIDAVQSARVHIATPKQSVFVREQEPTTASVMLNLYPGRILDPGQIAGVLHLVSSAIPGLAVKNVTIVDQDGNLLSQSPELDASGNGLDSRQLKYVRSVEDDYAKRIEAILEPIFGKGNAHAQVSASLDFSEVEQTSETYRPNSSPNPSSTRSQQIVEKLNNSTTQPTGVPGALSNQPPSAASAPITLPPGALPGTQTLSGQALGQNGAVERDITTNYEVDKTISHTLQPKGILKRLTAAVVVNFRNMPDRNGDLKPTPLTAQEMVQVNNLVREAIGYNQSRGDSINVVNAAFADALAPVTFKDKAITFVSDNATNILKYALVAIAALYLLFGVVRPVVREVLRPPRPPAPEPGSPEAAALAAAEGGRLLAVAGDEELVDENGNPLSEEERNKDPRYLQRKHYADNIEEVREIVKSDPRMAAQIIKEWISSDE, encoded by the coding sequence ATGGCAGATCTGGCTGAAAACGAAAACATTCCCGCTTGGCGTGTGCGTCTGAATGAAGTGCTTGAGCGCTTCAAGGCGCTGCCACCCAACAAGAAATTCATCTTCTACGGCGCCATCGCGGCGCTGTTCGCCGTTGTCGTCGGCGTGGCGCTGCTCAATCGCGAGCCTTCCTACAAGATTTTGTTTGCCAATCTGGCCGACCGTGACGGCGGTCAGGTCACGGCCTCGCTGCAACAGATGAACGTGCCCTACCAGCTGGGTGCGGGCGGAGTCATTTCCGTGCCGGCCGAGCAGGTCTACGACATTCGTCTGAAGCTGGCCGCCCAGGGCTTGCCCAAGGCCAGCGGCGTCGGCTTTGAACTGATGGACAACCAGAAGTTCGGTATCAGCCAGTTTGCCGAACAGGTCAACTATCAGCGCTCCATCGAGGGCGAGCTGGCCCGGACCATCGAATCCATCGATGCAGTGCAATCCGCCCGGGTTCATATCGCGACGCCCAAGCAGAGCGTGTTCGTGCGCGAGCAAGAGCCGACCACCGCGTCGGTCATGCTGAACCTCTACCCGGGGCGCATCCTCGATCCGGGTCAGATTGCCGGTGTCCTGCATCTGGTGTCCAGCGCCATTCCGGGGCTGGCGGTCAAGAACGTTACCATCGTTGATCAGGACGGCAACCTGCTGTCACAGTCGCCAGAGCTCGATGCCTCGGGCAATGGCCTGGACTCCCGTCAGCTGAAATACGTGCGCTCGGTCGAGGACGACTATGCCAAGCGTATCGAGGCCATCCTCGAACCGATTTTCGGCAAGGGCAATGCCCATGCCCAGGTCAGTGCATCGCTGGATTTCTCCGAGGTAGAACAGACCTCCGAGACTTATCGTCCCAACTCCAGTCCGAATCCTTCGTCGACCCGCAGCCAGCAGATCGTCGAAAAGCTGAACAACAGCACCACGCAGCCGACCGGGGTGCCGGGCGCACTGTCCAACCAGCCGCCATCGGCCGCCTCGGCGCCGATCACCCTGCCGCCGGGTGCGCTGCCGGGTACGCAGACACTGTCTGGTCAGGCGCTGGGGCAGAACGGGGCGGTCGAGCGTGATATCACCACCAATTACGAAGTCGACAAGACCATCTCGCATACCCTGCAGCCCAAAGGCATTCTCAAGCGCCTGACGGCTGCCGTGGTGGTCAATTTCCGCAATATGCCGGATCGCAATGGCGATCTGAAGCCGACGCCGCTGACGGCGCAGGAAATGGTGCAGGTCAACAATCTGGTGCGTGAGGCCATCGGCTACAACCAGTCGCGCGGCGACAGCATCAATGTCGTCAATGCTGCCTTTGCCGATGCCCTGGCACCGGTGACCTTCAAGGACAAGGCGATCACCTTTGTCAGCGACAATGCCACCAATATCCTCAAGTACGCCCTGGTAGCGATTGCGGCGCTCTACCTGCTGTTCGGTGTCGTTCGTCCGGTGGTGCGCGAGGTGCTGCGTCCGCCGCGGCCGCCGGCGCCCGAGCCGGGCTCTCCCGAGGCCGCGGCGCTGGCTGCGGCCGAAGGCGGTCGTCTCCTGGCGGTCGCCGGGGACGAGGAGCTGGTGGACGAAAACGGCAATCCTTTGTCCGAGGAAGAACGCAACAAGGATCCGCGTTATCTGCAGCGCAAGCACTATGCTGACAATATCGAAGAAGTGCGTGAAATCGTGAAGTCCGATCCGCGCATGGCGGCGCAGATCATCAAGGAATGGATCAGCTCAGATGAGTGA
- the fliG gene encoding flagellar motor switch protein FliG: MSDAGIHRSAVLLFSLGQAHAVEVFKYLGPKEVQKISLAMAAINNLSHEEIDKVLSQFKEECQARASIGASDEYLRNVLVEALGPDKAANLLDRIMQGNDHSGIESLKWMDPGSAADLIRNEHPQIIATILVHLDPDLASSILSYFPERLRNEVLIRTATLEGVQPQALRELNDVLTQLLSGSDRLKKSAAGGVGMTAEILNFMGNTVEASALNYIREYDPELAQRIQDKMFVFENLLEVDDRSIQTILREVQTDSLVVALKGTSNELKEKIFRNMSQRAAEMLRDDLEAKGPVKLSEVEAEQKEILKVVRKLADDGQIVLGSKGGDEGLVE, encoded by the coding sequence ATGAGTGACGCAGGAATTCACCGCAGCGCCGTACTGTTGTTCAGCCTGGGGCAGGCGCATGCCGTCGAGGTATTCAAATACCTCGGGCCGAAGGAAGTGCAGAAGATCTCGCTGGCCATGGCGGCCATCAACAATCTCAGTCACGAAGAGATCGACAAGGTGCTCAGCCAGTTCAAGGAAGAGTGCCAGGCGCGTGCCAGCATCGGTGCTTCCGACGAATACCTGCGCAACGTGCTGGTCGAGGCGCTGGGCCCGGACAAGGCGGCCAACCTGCTCGACCGCATCATGCAGGGCAACGACCACAGCGGTATCGAAAGCCTGAAGTGGATGGACCCGGGCTCTGCGGCCGACCTGATCCGCAACGAGCACCCGCAGATCATTGCCACCATCCTGGTCCACCTGGATCCGGATCTGGCCAGCTCCATCCTGTCCTACTTCCCCGAGCGCCTGCGCAACGAGGTGCTGATCCGTACCGCCACGCTGGAAGGGGTGCAGCCGCAGGCGCTGCGCGAGCTGAACGACGTGCTGACGCAGTTGCTGTCCGGCTCCGACCGCCTCAAGAAGAGTGCGGCCGGCGGGGTGGGCATGACCGCCGAAATCCTCAACTTCATGGGCAATACCGTCGAAGCCTCGGCGCTCAATTACATCCGAGAATACGACCCGGAACTGGCGCAGCGCATCCAGGACAAGATGTTCGTGTTCGAAAACCTGCTCGAAGTCGACGACCGCTCGATCCAGACCATTCTGCGGGAAGTGCAGACCGACTCCCTGGTGGTGGCGCTCAAAGGCACCAGCAACGAACTCAAGGAAAAGATCTTCCGCAACATGTCGCAGCGTGCGGCAGAAATGCTGCGCGACGATCTGGAAGCCAAGGGGCCGGTCAAGCTGTCCGAGGTCGAGGCCGAGCAGAAGGAAATCCTCAAGGTGGTACGCAAACTCGCCGACGATGGTCAGATCGTGCTAGGCAGCAAGGGTGGTGATGAAGGACTTGTCGAGTAA
- a CDS encoding flagellar assembly protein FliH, protein MKDLSSKGIIPADKLGGWQSWSPAELLTPPAPPEPVFDGLTVAQVEALTASLAPQDRPPVEPLPEPEDTEETPPAPQLGYPTAAELESIHQEAWQAGHDAGLAAGTAQGHEAGLAEGRAQGLAEVQQRFAEAWTPLQQLASGFSDALAGLEEQLSADVLALAVRLAERLVAAHLAADPRAIEPLLREALAALPPTLAQGRLRVNPQDLEVARAFLQQERPETIWQWVEDAEVPRGGCLLETPSLRQVLTHPARLAAMTRALGLTEEPQDDGDLG, encoded by the coding sequence ATGAAGGACTTGTCGAGTAAGGGCATCATCCCGGCCGACAAGCTGGGTGGTTGGCAAAGCTGGTCGCCTGCCGAGCTGCTGACCCCGCCTGCACCCCCGGAGCCCGTGTTCGACGGCTTGACGGTCGCGCAGGTCGAGGCCCTGACCGCCAGTCTGGCGCCTCAGGACCGCCCGCCGGTCGAGCCCCTGCCCGAGCCGGAAGATACCGAAGAAACACCCCCCGCCCCGCAGCTTGGCTATCCCACCGCCGCAGAACTGGAATCCATCCATCAGGAGGCCTGGCAGGCCGGGCATGATGCCGGGCTGGCGGCCGGTACCGCCCAGGGCCATGAAGCCGGGCTGGCGGAAGGGCGTGCCCAGGGACTGGCCGAGGTGCAGCAGCGCTTTGCCGAGGCCTGGACGCCGCTGCAGCAGCTGGCCTCTGGCTTTTCGGATGCCCTGGCAGGCCTGGAAGAACAACTCTCTGCCGATGTGCTGGCCCTGGCGGTGCGCCTGGCCGAGCGTCTGGTTGCTGCCCATCTGGCAGCGGATCCGCGTGCCATCGAGCCGCTGTTGCGTGAAGCCCTGGCGGCCCTGCCGCCGACCCTGGCGCAAGGGCGTCTGCGGGTCAATCCGCAGGATCTGGAGGTGGCCAGAGCCTTCCTGCAGCAGGAGCGGCCGGAAACGATCTGGCAGTGGGTGGAAGATGCCGAGGTGCCCCGTGGCGGCTGCCTGCTGGAGACGCCTTCGCTGCGCCAGGTGCTGACGCATCCGGCGCGTCTGGCTGCCATGACCCGTGCGCTTGGTCTGACCGAGGAGCCGCAAGACGATGGCGATCTCGGCTGA